The genomic interval aaattatatttttatattctttttagaAATATTCATCGATGTCGATatattatcaatattttcactAAAATTGAGATCTCAATAATTTCATTGACACATATATTTTAAACCTTCGTGTGAGTTATTTTGTGTATACTAttgaatttgtatttttaattgtcAATCCAAATACATTTTAGTTGCacttaattcaatatattttgttgattgaattttatataatatatttcaaaacttttttaatGATGTCGtatctatataatataacctattctaaaaaaaaaaaaaattatataatatagtgGTTATTTTGTAGGTcaaatatgtaattttatttagagAATTTAGGACATACTAGACAATTTTGATtcagtttcatattttctaaatacatttttatattgaaaAAGAGCTCTTACtaaattctatttttgaaaactctTCTAGATTATGTAAACCAAAAATGgttgaaattataaaaacaatatttttatattttcaatgtattccattttaaatttaaaaatgtaaacttttactaaaaaaatataaaaacattaACCGATATAAACTTAGTTATCTTTGTTCAATtgaaatatgtatataaatatattataaattattttatactacaaaataataatcatacataattttaagtttataaattaattggCAATAGTTTATATACTACCTCATATTTAATGGGTAACTATAATTAGTTTTATGATATATAAATGTATTACCAaacacattttgaaaattatttaaattgaacTTTAATTATTGAATCTTCTACCAAACACATGTCTAGAGtgataaatattgatagatgtctatcactaatagacagtgtcattttattatatctaaaaacagtttcaacaattttgtcatttaaaacaattacactATCTAAAAACATCAAATACaactcaaattttattaaatctattgtTTTAAGATGGTCTACCAAGTAATCctttattaatttaacttaaatttcaaatttaatgttTAGCTAAGAGAATTTAGAACTTGATAGATGAATAAATATGGCGtggatatttattaatttaacttaatttcaaatttaatgttTAGCCAACAAGAACGTAGTTCAACTGACATAATTTTCATACTATCATAgtcaataaaatgcaatagaaaagtgactcatattgcaaagaaaaagaagaagattggagggagaaatatgaagataaatgaataacttcttcattgaattgttgaagatatctaaatggtttatattttagtGGACTTTGTGGCGActaaaatgtgaagatggagattataTGATTCTAGTCTAAGGTTTGGtctgttatttattattttttttccttttagttttggacttcattagtgagctttttaaataggttgcctagttttagattggaaaagattagatgagttgtttgtcttttttctttaaaaaaaagtacgcgtagaaatagatatgtcaaatcgcatgtcagatacgtatatgaaaagtatctggaagtatcgatATCTGGTACGTGTCTGATACTgtttctttgcctcacatgaaatatttgtgcttcataggtCAACTTCTAGTTTCTTCACTTCTTCTATCACagatttatatatttctttttctttttggcgTGTGGATTTGTGAATTAttgtttataattaattaaaattagaagtttagtcttctaaagtttaaatttttattaaataggtctataaacttttaaatttatgtttaataaataGGGCAACAAAATTTAGAATATCTAATTTGATAGAGTGCAAaggtcaaataaaaaattatcaaatattttgttAGCTATTTACATTTTCACTACAAAATTTGAAGACATATTCAcatgttatatttatttgcaggaaaattactaaaattataaaacaaattaTGATAAGAATAAAGTTTGAGGGAGTGAATTTAAGAATTATTTGAAATACATGGATTAAAATTGGGCAAAGTTAGACTAAAATCAAACAAACTATCAAAATGGTATTATAACCAcgtaataattttttgttttgaaatttgtaattagaAGGAATGTTTTCATATATAACAAAATGAGCAACTTATTTACATATAtagcaaaatataaatcattttacAAAAGATATTAATCTTCAATAACAAAAAGtgatgtattattattattatcttttaagTTCAACAACGTTAAGGAGCGAGGAAATTCAAAGCTCAATaatctttaaaatattatgtTAAAAGTGCAAAAAAATGAGGTATATGTCTTAATCAGTTAAAAAGCAAGGCATTATTGACTTATTATGTTATAGTCAATTCGAGCATCATTTACCAGATAAGATGTTTACTACTTGTAAACTTAGTCCCAACTAGTTAGGAGATACCACTTCCCCATGttattaaatctaaaaaataaaattaaaaaaaaaaactgtccCTTCCTAATATGGCAATGTAtcaaaatgataataaataataacttGCAAATTCGAGCTTGATTTAGTGGATAAAAAATCAATATCATTTCAATTATTGATGATTATATCACATCTTAGCCAttgttgaacttaaaaaaaaaagagaaaaatagtcCATGCCTAGTATTTCCTTCGAAAGTAtacatttattttgttttgtatctaaaatttaaattttcttacTAAGATATATCAAGGGATCAAATCGATACAGACCACAAATTTAaacctaattttttttcctactaTCATCTTataaagataataaataaataagcaaTTTTGGATCAGTGAGGCAATCTATAAGAACTTATTTCTTCAAATGAGATCATTATTAAACCAAGTAAAGGTAAATATCAACGGCTTGAAAGTTTGTGTGGAAAAAACTCCCACCACTATCGAAGGAAATAACAAGAAAATaacagaaaaattaaaagaattaatgtGGAAAAACTTCAAACCGAAGAAAAAAACCATAGACAACAAAAAAATTCTATTAcatatgaaaaattattaaaatcacgTAATAATTCTCCCCGACCCCAATTACAAAGCATTATCCACTCACACAATTGAGTTAGTATACCAAGCTTAAAGTGCTTCAAATTGAgatgatttgaaattaaaggCACAAACACCTTTTATTATGCTTGGAGTTCATTACTTTAGATGTGGGATAACTactcttttaatattttgtcaaaaccTAACAAGTTGATAGACGGTTTGCTTTCTAAACATACTGGTAGAGGTATTCTTCCACAGTTGTGTATTGAACATCTGGGTACAACTCTGAAGCTTCAACTCCAATTGCTGGTTCAATATCAAAGTTGGTATGATCACCCTTCACAAAAGCAGAGTATAGAATTGATGATACTATATTAGCTGGAAATGGATCATCTGCAAAAGAACATAGCAAATACGCCACTGTGTTtcagcctttttttttttttttttttttttgttaaatctaAAAAGCATGATAGAATCAACAAATTGTTGTTTTTCCCAAGCAGGCCCAACCTTGGATGTTCTTCAACACCTCCTCTTCTGGGATGTAGATCCTTTCAACAATCCTCCCATCTCTTTTCTCCACCAGTGAGTATAGCTCGTTCGTCGAGTAGATGTTGGCAGGAGGACTAATGTACAAGATCTTGTTGAGTGTTCTTGGATCATCTATGGCCCGAATGGTGTAAGTCGCAATGTCTTCTTCCTTGTTGTAAATCACTTCACAAAACAACACAGATGAATAATGAAACTAGTGTGAGGGGGCTGTTCTAAGTTCTAACCAAATTTGTTTCCCTTCAACAAACTGGTTATAAATGATGATGCAGTCAATTCTGTATTAAcaagtgtatatatatgtgtagtTGAATGATTCTAGTCGGGTAGGCAGGTCGGTCCGGATGGTTAAGTTGACCTGCAAAACAGATATCTCGCACTAATTGGGTTGCTACACGACTAGAATCATGCATCACCAATGAAACAGTTCAATATCTTTTGGATTTTCAGGgaagttttcattttggaattcAAGAAAATGGGATTATAGTGTTGAACAATAAAACAATCAAACAACTCATGCGATTGCAATCCGCATATTACCTTTGGTAGTTCCATCTCCTAAGATTTTGATTATGTTTCCAGGTGGGTCAGTGGCTCCTGGCTGAGAAAGGCCGTGAAGAAAGTAACCATCAAAGAAATTGCTTACAACAAATGTGTGGGGGATTCCCTCTGCCTCAACAGCCCTACGAATTTCAACCTTACTGGCAAACAACGATTTTGCTGGCTCCACTGCGTGTACACGATCCACATCGCTGCCAAACTCCGAGGGGAAGAATCTCTATACCACAAAAATTCTTTTGTTAAACCACCGATTAACCTAAAACCTTAAGCTTATGGGTGAAGATTATCATTTAGCACTCTCCTTCACTTAAGAGGAAATAACATTGCACGGGTTTGAACATTGAACACAGGACCTCTAGGACTAGTTGCTCTCATACCATGTTAAATCATCGTTTGACCCAAAAGTTTAATATTGGAATGCCTGAAGTCtatgatttatattatttacgattatgaccctaaGTTTTAAAGGAGTGCGccatataaactctctaaccttaGAGGCACTTCTCAGACTTGTAATCTAATATTCTTTCTAATAATAAACTTCTCACTCTATATCTGTGAATATAGCTAACAACAGTTAGTGAACTACAAAATCTGTGTATCGATTCTCTATTGGTTTACGTTTTTCTGTTCATCTTTGATTGTTGACTTCTTAACATTTAACCCGATtcgtgaaggtaaatttaatattatatggCTTAACTTTTAGTGCTAAAAATTTTACAACTCTTCCAGCAGGATGCATCTCGCAGAGCAACAAAAATCAATGGTAAAACATTGAACAAATTTGGTAATGGAATGACAGTGGTGAAAATGATTGAAGATTACCTTAACGTTACCAGCTTGTTTGATAGCAGATATGATCTTATCTTGATCGCCTAACTGTTCACGACCAACGGCAGATATCACAACATCAACCTGCTGTATTGCCTCAACCAGACTTTCATTATCGAAGATATCGCCCTGCCCTAATTTCTCAGCGCTTTAGCAAATTGAACATTATCACTTCCCAAGATTATAGTATGAATGATTTGAACGATCATCAGTACATACCGAATTAGATAATGAACACTTTGAAGAATTGAACTAAAGACCTAATTCAGTTAATTGGAAACCAAGAAAATTGGAGAACATTTCACATTTCAGCAATTGATTCAGTAATCTTACTGAacattctcaacaatcaaaCGACAGAATCCAGAGAGATAGAGAATAAGGAACTTACAAAGACGAAGTTAACACCTAAGCTCCTGAAATCATGGATGATGGGAGATTTTTCAAGGTCCGAGTATGTAGTTACGCGGACAAATGCATAAGTTGGATGACCTGCTTTGGCGCTGGCTTCTACTAAAAATTTTCCGATGTAACCAGTTGCTCCGATGATGAGAACCTTGAGCTTCTGAGCCATCGGATTAAGAATTCCGACGAACAATACCTGATCGGAGCTGTACCGATGTGCTGCAAATGGGCAGAAGATGATGCTTCGACACTGTTTTTGTTATAGCAAGATCTATATGCGTGGGAAACTCAtatataaattcacatattttgTAAAGTCTCTTTGGAGGATGATGTcatgtaatttaatatataaatttaaaataataggaaaaaaatttaaggactCACCTTTGCAAGTCatgtttcaaaataaaatatcatgttCATGTAAATATTAAAGTCATGATTTTATGTAAATATcgataaaaatatcaattttttttatgaaaattgtaattaattaatgaaattttgattgcagttaaattagattaaaattgaccatttttaatcatcatttcaAGTAAGataatatttacatatatattgtaaaatatCTGTGTAAATGTAaagcataaactaaaaaaaataaataattatagataatatcaaatattgtaaattaattataaaattaaaggaCATGAAATTTTTGTATATAAAATAGTTGTAAATTGTTTATTGTAAAATGAAGTTGATACAAATGAAAAATCATAACATTAAACTAACCTAACGTAATAAGAATAGAaagataataatataaatataacacaacaaaaatgaaaagaaagaagaaaaagtaaaCTCTACAAGTAGATAGAGAAtagagaaaatgagaggaatATTAGAGAACTCACATTGATTCAAGTTTGAgttgaaatgatgtgaaaattcaatgaaaaatatttgaatgattattttttgaaaataaagattttgtatgataaaagagaaaaaaaactctCTTATATTTCCCTTGAACAAGCATAGctaattactaaaaaaataaaaataaaataagaagctcgaaatttctaaatttttagaaatggagggaaaatcaaaattctcctctatcaaaattttgagaCTATCAAAATCTTAAATTTCGATATTTGGATTGAATTTTTGAACTATGTGTGCACCCAATTATCCAATTAAAATTTGCTAgtgggaaaaaaatatattttttaaaaatggatttttttagaaactaattgtgattattatttttactatgttACAAAACCTAGGTTGCATGATATAGATGCACTtcctaaaataatattattaatataaaaacaagaaactcaTGATTTAGTATTTAGTATTTAGTATtttataataaagaataaataaagtAGTAGGTAGGACGGTTCATATAAATATgaataccatttttttttttttgttgtaaatgaaaaaaaaaaaaaaaaagaaagagatttCACTACTTAAGGGTCAAGgcacaaataaataagaaacatTAGGATCACAATGAGACCAAATAACACACCAAACACAATGAAAATAGGAGTAAAAGGAACACAACCTTATCGAAAAAGATCTCAAGGAGAAGAGTCAATAGCAAAACCGATGTCTTAAGAGAAGTAGaataacataaaaattattatagacCTTGTAATTGTTAGACTAATTTAAAATgaatatgaaattgaaagtacaataaaaatgagttttaatttatttaaaaattaaatatgaattaaaaaaaggaacatttaattcattatcatcttcaataGTACACAAGTTGCTTGCTtttgatttatgaaatttatcttaaaaaaggattgatgaaatttatttatatgtaaAACTTGTCATTTTATGgaagtatttcaaaatttaaaacttatattgacgttaattattcaaaatctaGTTTTTCCTTGATTTTATATTGCTTGatgattatattattttagattttagttattgaacctacttaagaaaacaaaagaaaaaatatacacATGCGTACACACACAACTCCCTAAATGATTAATGGCTTGTCcctaaaaaacaaatgaaactTAATCTTATGCTTACGTCAAATCACACTACCACTTTTTATAGAATCTTATGTTAGGGATGACCATATATATCATAACTCTAACACAACGGTCATGTCTATCGCAATCTTCAATTTTCCTGTGTTTTTGCCATGAATATTGCCATGGAGtggacaaaaacaaaaaccgCGATAGACATGACTATCACGTTAGAGCTACGATAGATATAGTTATCCCTAATGTGATTCtatataaattaaaagcaatGATGCACTTTAACCTAAGCAGAAGATTagatttcatttgtttttttagtagtgagtcattcatcatttagggaGCTGAAAATGAGTCATCCATACAAAagttttgatatatatataatgaattaaaaataGGGACACTTGCAAGAACAGCATATAACattattaaatctataaatttagcaatgatttttcaaaatgtgtaaatataacaaaaaaaaatataaaagtagATCTACGTCATTATTATTCCAAATTTACCATTATTGGCGTCTCATCATGTATATTATTATCTGATATACTTTATATCCACTATATCAGATGACTGgtatactttatatttgatataccaATTGACTAATATACTGAACATAAAGTATGCAAGTTATATAATGgatatacaaaattaatcaTTCATTAACCATATTTATCAGTCAAGAAGTGCTTGTTCATTTACTATTCTTCGAGGAATTAATTTTAATCCTTATTTATCTGTTATAGAATATTATTGTTCTGATACATTATAATCAGCTTATCATAGTTCAAAATGTTATGTTAGTAGCCATTTTGAATGAATGTCGATAAACTATCGATACACCAATATCACACTTGAATTGTATTTTGAACATTTGCATTGATATACTTGAACAAATGTATTTTTAAGAAATACTGATATATTAATGGTATATCAATGTTTTATACTTGAAACGAATTTTGAGTTAATGTTGATATAATACTAATACTTAAAATTGTATTTAGAATAAATGTCGATATACTACTAATACACTAATGATATACTCAAATTAAGTTTTTATGAGCATTGATACAATATTGATAAACTAATTTGCACTTTAGATGAATTCTGAATAAGTGTCTAACCATAACTACTAATACACTATTAATATATAtacttgaaattgaattttgaacgaGTATTGATATACTACTAATACATTCGTACAATACCTAAAATAGATTTAGATCATGAGTGATATATTATCGATACACTAAAGATGCACATGAAATGAATCTTTAATGACTactgatatactattgatatatcTATGttacaatttaaataaaacttaaatgaGTGTTAATAAATTACTAATACACCAAATGCTTAGTATTACATTTTCAGCtcattatgatatattattgatatactaATGATCTACTTGCAATTCATTTTGAATTAGTACTAATATACAACTGAAATGTCAATGTTAAACTTTAAGTTTCATTCTAAATGATATACTTCATATTTGGTATATATATCATTGATATGTTTCTTCCTTTCTAAATTAGGtatattaatcaattaatatacgaaatatgaaatatttgttatacaattgatataccaacgtaaataacttatataccattaaaattatataaagaaattggaaataaaccaaatttaaactaatataatttatatttgatatattactTGACAAAATAAATGCATTTaacatataccatgaacatcaaaattgaattggtccaatgaaaataaaattagtatTTATCATAATCGAACGAACAATGTTGACCATAGAAGtttttttggaagaaattgg from Benincasa hispida cultivar B227 chromosome 10, ASM972705v1, whole genome shotgun sequence carries:
- the LOC120087911 gene encoding phenylcoumaran benzylic ether reductase POP1-like, which encodes MAQKLKVLIIGATGYIGKFLVEASAKAGHPTYAFVRVTTYSDLEKSPIIHDFRSLGVNFVFGDIFDNESLVEAIQQVDVVISAVGREQLGDQDKIISAIKQAGNVKRFFPSEFGSDVDRVHAVEPAKSLFASKVEIRRAVEAEGIPHTFVVSNFFDGYFLHGLSQPGATDPPGNIIKILGDGTTKVIYNKEEDIATYTIRAIDDPRTLNKILYISPPANIYSTNELYSLVEKRDGRIVERIYIPEEEVLKNIQDDPFPANIVSSILYSAFVKGDHTNFDIEPAIGVEASELYPDVQYTTVEEYLYQYV